A stretch of the Poseidonibacter parvus genome encodes the following:
- the ribE gene encoding riboflavin synthase — protein sequence MFTGLIREMAKVESFNNNYLTLKAKYSPKIGDSIAINGACLTVVKILKDTFTVELSPESQKILAMENYKNKVHIEPAMMMGDRFEGHIVQGHVDCLGTISAIKNNGNSTDFFIDLPCEYSKYIIPKGSITIDGVSLTVNEVMEDSFRLTVIPHTIENTLFKGYKVGTKVNLETDMFARYIFNMFKKDDKKDKMTWDQVDKIMATY from the coding sequence GTGTTTACAGGTCTTATTCGCGAGATGGCAAAAGTTGAAAGTTTTAATAATAATTACCTAACATTAAAAGCAAAATACTCACCTAAAATTGGTGATTCAATTGCAATTAATGGAGCGTGTTTAACAGTTGTAAAAATTTTAAAAGATACTTTTACAGTTGAATTATCTCCTGAATCTCAAAAGATTTTGGCAATGGAAAACTACAAAAATAAAGTTCATATTGAACCTGCTATGATGATGGGTGATAGATTTGAAGGTCATATTGTTCAAGGTCATGTTGACTGCTTAGGAACAATAAGTGCTATTAAAAATAATGGTAATTCTACAGATTTTTTTATCGACCTTCCTTGTGAATATTCAAAATATATTATTCCAAAAGGTTCAATTACAATTGATGGTGTTTCTTTAACTGTTAATGAAGTTATGGAAGATTCTTTTAGACTTACAGTAATCCCTCATACAATTGAAAATACTCTTTTCAAAGGATATAAAGTTGGAACAAAAGTAAATTTAGAAACAGATATGTTCGCAAGATATATTTTTAATATGTTCAAAAAAGATGATAAAAAAGATAAGATGACTTGGGATCAAGTAGATAAGATAATGGCTACTTATTAG
- a CDS encoding caspase family protein — protein sequence MKKIKNILLIILIALFMSNCSEQAMTLEQKNAYLKKHAKKYNENEAKKLNITLDELEIYREESKKLGLTLYQYQDKLKTEERDKLLMETLNNIKSNNTKQYTNINQNDLIKEQYNASIKSKYTFKNRSKKSYDSFALVIGINDYKQNTSVEFADLSALAFQDLATQTFGVPKENVITLLNDEATSGQLKSKIELIKELADSNGNLYIYFAGHGVPGKDGNTYVLPNDMSADSIHLEPNLQLNKIYSKLSKSNAKNVFVFMDSCFSGKDDKGELLYKGVAPILKRNKENSINQKLTIITAGGANDFANDYKDEQQRLFSYYLIKELAQGEIDLEKVYATIKNKVKRTSLMKGIGYKQVPQIHGNKQISLY from the coding sequence ATGAAAAAAATTAAAAATATTCTACTTATAATTCTAATTGCTTTATTTATGTCAAATTGTTCAGAACAAGCTATGACACTAGAACAAAAAAATGCATATTTAAAAAAACATGCTAAAAAATATAATGAAAATGAAGCAAAAAAACTTAATATAACTCTTGATGAACTAGAAATATATAGAGAAGAATCTAAGAAGCTAGGATTAACCCTCTATCAATATCAAGATAAGTTAAAGACAGAAGAAAGAGATAAATTACTTATGGAAACATTAAATAATATTAAATCTAATAACACAAAACAGTATACAAATATAAACCAAAATGATTTAATAAAAGAACAATATAATGCATCTATAAAATCTAAATATACATTTAAAAATAGATCTAAAAAAAGCTATGATTCTTTTGCTTTAGTTATTGGAATTAATGACTATAAACAAAATACTTCAGTTGAATTTGCAGATTTATCAGCCTTAGCATTTCAAGATTTAGCAACGCAAACTTTTGGTGTTCCTAAAGAAAATGTAATAACTTTACTAAATGATGAAGCGACATCAGGACAATTAAAATCAAAAATAGAGTTAATCAAAGAATTAGCAGATTCAAATGGTAATTTATATATCTATTTTGCAGGGCATGGTGTTCCTGGAAAAGATGGTAATACATATGTTTTACCAAATGATATGAGTGCAGATAGTATTCATTTAGAACCTAATTTACAATTAAATAAAATCTATTCAAAGTTATCTAAATCAAATGCTAAAAACGTATTTGTTTTTATGGATAGTTGTTTTAGTGGAAAAGATGATAAAGGTGAATTACTTTATAAAGGAGTTGCACCTATTCTAAAAAGAAATAAAGAAAACTCTATAAATCAGAAATTAACTATTATCACTGCTGGTGGAGCGAATGACTTTGCAAATGATTATAAAGATGAACAGCAAAGACTCTTCTCATACTACTTGATTAAAGAACTTGCTCAAGGTGAAATAGATTTAGAGAAGGTTTATGCAACTATAAAAAACAAGGTTAAAAGAACTTCTTTAATGAAGGGAATTGGATATAAACAAGTTCCTCAAATACATGGGAATAAACAAATATCTTTATATTAG
- the fabZ gene encoding 3-hydroxyacyl-ACP dehydratase FabZ, with the protein MFDITQIQEILPHRYPLLLVDRITDMELKKSIKGFKNISISEPAFQGHFPGHPIYPGVLILEGMAQAGGILALKSSDLSEEEMKNKVIYFMSIDKAKFRNPVKPGDRLDYELEVIKMKSTLMMLSGKAYVDGKLTAEAEFKAMIVDK; encoded by the coding sequence ATGTTCGATATTACACAAATTCAAGAAATACTTCCTCACAGATATCCACTACTACTTGTGGATAGAATCACAGATATGGAATTAAAAAAATCAATCAAAGGTTTTAAAAATATTTCTATTTCAGAACCAGCATTTCAAGGTCACTTCCCAGGTCATCCAATTTACCCTGGTGTATTAATCTTAGAAGGTATGGCTCAAGCTGGTGGAATCTTAGCTTTAAAAAGCTCTGATTTAAGCGAAGAAGAAATGAAAAATAAAGTAATTTACTTCATGAGTATTGATAAAGCAAAATTTAGAAATCCTGTTAAACCAGGTGATAGATTAGATTACGAACTTGAAGTAATCAAAATGAAAAGTACTTTAATGATGTTAAGTGGAAAAGCCTATGTTGATGGTAAGCTAACTGCTGAAGCTGAATTTAAAGCAATGATAGTAGATAAATAA
- the lpxA gene encoding acyl-ACP--UDP-N-acetylglucosamine O-acyltransferase — MNTIHKTAIIEQGATLGDNITIGAYTIIGKDVKIGDGTIVDSHTVIEGKTTIGENNHIFSHAAIGTIPQDLKFNGEDVELIIGNNNKIREFTLFNPGTIGGGSITKIGDNNLFMGYTHVAHDVIIGNNCVFANGATLAGHVEVDDFVVVGGLTPIHQFCKIGTHVMVGGASAVAQDIPPYCLVEGNKAVLRGLNLNGLRRRFKDRSDINAIKSAYKALFEAGNPLADVAKELLETSENEHVKELASFVVNTKRGIPYNRK; from the coding sequence ATGAATACTATTCATAAAACTGCAATAATTGAGCAAGGAGCAACTTTAGGTGATAATATCACTATTGGTGCTTATACAATTATTGGAAAAGATGTAAAAATTGGTGATGGAACGATTGTTGATTCTCATACAGTAATTGAAGGAAAAACAACAATTGGAGAAAATAATCATATTTTCTCACATGCAGCAATTGGAACAATACCTCAAGATTTAAAATTTAATGGTGAAGATGTAGAACTAATTATTGGAAATAACAATAAAATTAGAGAATTTACACTATTTAATCCAGGAACAATAGGTGGTGGATCAATTACTAAAATTGGTGACAACAACTTATTTATGGGTTACACTCATGTTGCACATGATGTAATTATTGGGAATAACTGTGTATTTGCAAATGGTGCAACGCTTGCAGGTCATGTTGAAGTTGATGACTTTGTAGTAGTTGGTGGATTAACACCAATTCATCAATTTTGTAAAATAGGAACACATGTAATGGTTGGAGGTGCTTCAGCAGTTGCTCAAGATATTCCTCCATATTGTTTAGTTGAAGGTAATAAAGCAGTATTAAGAGGTCTTAACTTAAATGGATTAAGAAGAAGATTTAAAGATAGATCTGATATTAATGCAATCAAAAGTGCTTACAAAGCACTATTTGAAGCAGGTAATCCTCTAGCAGATGTTGCAAAAGAACTACTTGAAACAAGTGAAAATGAACATGTAAAAGAATTAGCAAGTTTTGTAGTAAATACAAAACGTGGTATTCCTTACAATAGAAAATAA
- the clpX gene encoding ATP-dependent Clp protease ATP-binding subunit ClpX, which translates to MSKIICDFCGTTDSKDNPVIAGDNACICKACVTAANDIMSGSVPAQENIEKKDELPSKEALLRTPAQLKAILDEYVIGQDTAKKVLSVAVYNHYKRIFRHHEIDDDTELNKSNVLLIGPTGSGKTLLAQTISKYLDVPLAIADATSLTEAGYVGDDVENVVTRLVQAAGGDIEKAQRGIIFIDEVDKVARMSENRSITRDVSGEGVQQALLKIVEGATINVPAKGGRKHPGQEALQVDTTNILFVCGGAFDGLEDIIKKKEGANVLGFNHEAKSKKKDKDIVSKVEADDLVKYGLIPELIGRLHMIATLNEITEDDMVHILTEPKNALIKQYIKLFEMDDVTLKFEKAALKELARLAIERKTGARGLRSILEDIMLDIMFDLPNYKNKTITITKDVVLKTKEPKVA; encoded by the coding sequence ATGAGTAAAATTATATGTGACTTTTGTGGAACAACAGACTCTAAAGATAATCCAGTAATAGCAGGTGATAACGCTTGTATTTGTAAAGCTTGTGTAACAGCAGCAAATGATATTATGAGTGGAAGTGTTCCAGCACAAGAAAATATTGAAAAAAAAGATGAGCTTCCAAGTAAAGAAGCACTTTTAAGAACACCTGCACAATTAAAAGCAATTTTAGATGAGTATGTAATTGGTCAAGATACAGCTAAAAAAGTTTTATCAGTTGCAGTTTATAACCACTATAAAAGAATTTTTAGACATCATGAAATTGATGATGATACGGAGTTAAATAAATCGAATGTTTTATTAATTGGACCAACAGGTTCAGGTAAAACTTTATTAGCTCAAACAATTTCTAAATATCTTGATGTTCCTTTAGCAATTGCTGATGCAACTTCTTTAACAGAAGCAGGATACGTTGGTGATGATGTTGAAAATGTTGTAACAAGACTTGTTCAAGCAGCAGGTGGAGATATTGAAAAAGCTCAAAGAGGTATTATCTTTATTGATGAAGTTGATAAAGTAGCAAGAATGAGTGAAAATAGATCAATCACTAGAGATGTTTCAGGTGAAGGAGTACAGCAAGCCTTACTTAAAATAGTTGAAGGTGCAACAATTAATGTTCCTGCAAAAGGTGGAAGAAAACACCCAGGTCAAGAAGCATTACAAGTTGATACTACAAATATTTTATTTGTTTGTGGGGGAGCATTTGACGGTCTTGAAGATATAATCAAGAAAAAAGAAGGTGCAAATGTACTTGGTTTTAACCATGAAGCAAAAAGTAAGAAAAAAGATAAAGATATTGTTTCAAAAGTAGAAGCTGATGATTTAGTTAAATATGGTTTAATTCCAGAATTAATTGGTCGACTTCATATGATAGCAACTTTAAATGAAATTACAGAAGATGATATGGTTCATATTTTAACTGAACCTAAAAATGCATTAATCAAACAATATATTAAATTATTCGAAATGGATGATGTAACTTTAAAATTTGAAAAAGCAGCTTTAAAGGAACTTGCAAGACTTGCAATTGAAAGAAAAACAGGTGCAAGAGGATTACGTTCTATTTTAGAAGACATCATGCTTGATATTATGTTTGATCTTCCAAATTATAAAAATAAAACTATTACAATTACGAAAGATGTGGTTCTTAAAACAAAAGAACCAAAAGTTGCATAA
- a CDS encoding epoxyqueuosine reductase QueH — protein sequence MLVHICCAVDSHYFLERVQEEYPDETLVGFFYDPNIHPYSEYRLRYLDVEYSCQKLGIELIEGPYNLEEWLKKVKGMEHLPEKGDRCTVCYDDRLDNTVAKAKELGHDKFTTTLLISPKKSQEKLDIIGHNLEKLHGIEFIYRDYKAGNGAEIQGKKVKENSLYRQNYCGCLFGLSAQREAQDKIMDEMFNPISNQILPESIEERLELYKKRNTLETSGEKYKIVKHRFLNYRLLSARVKVAKQTVPSYILPYSMINRNKTNGRIEYEKDGINYLNRDELKIISLEKFNALANSSYKNVKELMYLPPSFDEELQVRSKILKSAFNLSSIIVLDEIIDAKYEIELNAETYDDVREEIV from the coding sequence TTGTTAGTTCATATTTGTTGTGCAGTCGATAGTCACTATTTTTTAGAAAGAGTTCAAGAAGAGTATCCAGATGAAACTCTAGTAGGTTTTTTTTATGACCCTAATATTCATCCTTATAGCGAGTATCGTTTAAGATACTTAGATGTAGAGTACTCATGCCAAAAGCTTGGTATTGAGCTTATTGAAGGTCCTTATAATCTAGAAGAGTGGCTTAAAAAAGTAAAAGGTATGGAGCATCTTCCTGAAAAAGGTGATAGATGTACAGTTTGTTATGATGATAGACTTGATAATACAGTTGCTAAAGCAAAAGAGTTAGGTCACGATAAATTTACTACAACTCTTCTAATCTCTCCTAAAAAATCTCAAGAAAAGCTTGATATTATAGGTCATAACTTAGAAAAACTTCATGGAATTGAGTTTATTTACAGAGATTATAAAGCTGGTAATGGTGCAGAAATTCAAGGTAAAAAGGTAAAAGAAAACTCTTTGTATAGACAAAACTATTGTGGTTGTTTATTTGGTTTATCAGCACAAAGAGAAGCACAAGATAAAATAATGGATGAAATGTTTAATCCAATTTCAAATCAAATATTACCTGAATCAATTGAAGAGCGATTAGAACTTTATAAAAAGAGAAATACTCTTGAAACAAGTGGTGAAAAGTACAAAATAGTTAAACATAGATTTTTAAACTATAGACTTTTAAGTGCCCGAGTTAAAGTAGCTAAACAAACTGTTCCATCGTATATTTTACCATACTCAATGATAAATAGAAACAAAACAAATGGAAGAATTGAGTATGAAAAAGATGGAATAAACTATTTAAATAGAGATGAATTAAAAATTATTTCTCTTGAAAAGTTTAATGCACTTGCAAATAGTAGCTATAAAAATGTAAAAGAATTAATGTACCTACCTCCATCATTTGATGAAGAATTACAAGTGCGTTCAAAGATTTTAAAAAGTGCTTTTAATCTAAGTTCCATCATAGTTTTAGATGAAATTATAGACGCAAAATATGAGATTGAACTAAATGCTGAAACTTACGATGACGTAAGAGAGGAAATCGTATGA
- a CDS encoding ankyrin repeat domain-containing protein, whose product MKHLLLLLITFSLYANNTCNNLLKKLDNYTDEGKKVFKVLKEYKTKGCNFDFNGEPILYEIARFHRNFRDDVFFEKVVHFIVENGADINNHEKDGHETILHRIKYMENKKIRYRLFRYLIEKGLDIDKVKEDQITYASILSDYSEYVYQEDSIQREEYTQNGSYLGSYNTDEYWHDLDILELLIKNSKNLDIKAYALTKFPISPSNNDKNSVKSSQNIERIQNLFFKEGFNPNLKEESGTTIFSNLFYKDINKTKEGFIKRLIKYGFDINTPIFYNKETLLTFIIREKKKTWFNFIKSLKIDVNTQNRWKQTALMLASKYNNEELFNYILTQSPDVNMKDHNGDSCLMYAVNNNRYYMTKKLIELGADTKPINNKGFNALDMATNHNNKNIQKLIKSGVSGKQTGIDKLLAKKATTPNYNSFALIIGVNKYLNETAVEYADNSAKSFALLSQNVLGIPKENIIMLTNERATSGQIKSNIQLISQLVEEGNKLYFFYAGHGVPGKSGETYILPSDMKADNIELESQLSIKNIYKTFVSSPAKEVLVFMDSCFSGKDDSGSLLYKGVAPILKTKKNIIDKNKLSVFSAGSSSDFANQYVDEEQRLFSYYLMKGMLEGKSNSSELSNYIKINVKRKSLRLGLSYKQIPQYEGKENLIIY is encoded by the coding sequence AAAAAACTTGATAATTATACAGATGAGGGGAAAAAAGTATTCAAAGTCTTAAAAGAATATAAAACCAAAGGATGTAATTTTGATTTTAATGGGGAACCCATTCTTTATGAAATTGCTCGCTTTCATCGTAATTTTCGTGATGATGTTTTTTTTGAAAAAGTTGTACATTTTATCGTAGAAAATGGTGCTGATATTAATAACCATGAGAAAGATGGTCACGAAACAATACTACATAGAATTAAATATATGGAGAATAAGAAAATTCGATATAGATTATTTAGATATCTAATTGAAAAAGGATTAGATATTGATAAAGTTAAAGAGGACCAAATCACATATGCAAGTATCTTAAGTGACTATTCTGAATATGTCTATCAAGAAGACTCAATACAAAGAGAAGAATATACACAAAATGGTTCTTACCTTGGAAGCTATAATACTGATGAATATTGGCATGATCTAGATATATTAGAATTGTTAATTAAAAATTCAAAGAATTTAGATATAAAGGCATATGCTTTAACAAAATTTCCTATATCTCCTAGTAATAATGATAAAAATTCTGTAAAGAGTAGCCAGAATATAGAGAGAATTCAAAATCTTTTTTTTAAAGAAGGATTCAATCCGAATCTAAAAGAAGAATCAGGTACAACTATATTTAGTAATTTATTCTATAAAGATATAAATAAAACTAAAGAAGGCTTTATAAAAAGGTTAATCAAGTATGGATTTGATATAAACACTCCAATATTTTACAATAAAGAAACACTCTTAACATTTATAATTAGAGAAAAGAAAAAAACATGGTTTAATTTTATAAAAAGTTTAAAAATAGATGTAAATACACAAAATAGATGGAAGCAAACAGCATTAATGCTTGCATCTAAATACAACAATGAAGAACTTTTTAATTATATATTAACACAGAGTCCAGATGTAAATATGAAAGATCATAATGGCGATTCATGTCTAATGTATGCCGTAAATAATAATAGATATTACATGACAAAAAAACTAATTGAATTAGGAGCAGATACCAAACCAATTAATAACAAAGGTTTTAATGCACTTGATATGGCTACTAATCATAACAATAAAAATATACAAAAATTAATAAAAAGTGGAGTATCTGGTAAACAAACAGGTATTGATAAACTTTTAGCTAAAAAAGCTACAACTCCTAACTATAATTCTTTTGCATTAATAATTGGAGTAAATAAATATTTAAATGAAACAGCAGTTGAATATGCAGATAATTCAGCTAAATCTTTCGCCCTTCTATCCCAAAATGTTCTTGGGATTCCTAAAGAAAACATTATTATGCTTACCAATGAAAGAGCTACAAGTGGACAGATTAAAAGTAACATTCAATTAATTAGTCAATTAGTTGAAGAGGGGAATAAATTATACTTCTTCTATGCAGGGCATGGTGTACCAGGAAAATCTGGTGAAACATACATCTTACCCTCAGATATGAAAGCTGATAATATAGAACTTGAAAGTCAACTTTCAATTAAAAATATTTATAAAACATTTGTTTCATCACCTGCGAAAGAAGTTTTAGTATTTATGGATAGTTGTTTTAGTGGAAAAGACGATTCTGGTAGTTTACTTTATAAAGGTGTTGCTCCTATTCTTAAAACAAAGAAGAATATTATTGATAAAAACAAACTATCAGTTTTTAGTGCTGGTTCATCTTCTGATTTTGCAAATCAATATGTTGATGAAGAGCAAAGATTGTTTAGTTATTACTTGATGAAAGGGATGTTAGAAGGTAAAAGTAACTCTAGTGAATTATCAAACTATATAAAAATAAATGTTAAAAGAAAGTCTCTTAGACTTGGACTAAGTTACAAACAAATACCTCAATATGAGGGAAAAGAAAATTTAATTATATATTAA
- the mreC gene encoding rod shape-determining protein MreC: MLYLFEIDNLIIKKFTFFNDLKLSYINKVIGISTTVEKYFNQASTIEELRIQNNELKEYKILYTATQKQLDTIKEFVITMDADESKPNISLAKVLSYINFNDFTKVWLDQKKDDNSILGLITEEYAAGIVVNQNGKSVALLNGNKECSYAVFIGEDKIPGIITSSSDGKNLLIKYIPIWSEIKIGDEVITSGMDNIFFEGLKVGRIVEENTLPDMRTAVIKPYANVLKKKYFYTYKHYSHNKKDIEKPIEKDTKATNK; the protein is encoded by the coding sequence TTGTTATATCTCTTTGAGATTGACAATCTAATTATTAAAAAATTCACATTTTTTAATGACCTTAAACTTTCTTATATAAATAAAGTAATAGGCATATCAACAACAGTTGAAAAATACTTTAATCAAGCAAGTACTATTGAAGAACTTCGAATTCAAAATAATGAATTAAAAGAGTATAAAATACTTTACACTGCAACACAAAAACAACTTGATACAATTAAAGAGTTTGTTATCACAATGGATGCAGATGAATCAAAACCAAATATTTCTTTGGCGAAAGTATTATCTTATATAAATTTTAATGATTTTACAAAAGTATGGCTTGATCAAAAAAAAGATGATAATTCTATTTTAGGATTAATAACAGAAGAGTATGCAGCAGGAATTGTAGTAAATCAAAATGGGAAATCAGTAGCACTTTTAAATGGTAATAAAGAGTGCTCTTATGCAGTTTTCATTGGAGAAGATAAGATTCCAGGAATTATCACTTCTTCAAGTGATGGTAAAAATCTACTTATTAAATATATTCCAATTTGGTCTGAAATTAAAATCGGTGATGAAGTTATAACTTCAGGCATGGATAATATATTTTTTGAAGGTTTAAAAGTAGGTAGAATTGTGGAAGAAAACACACTTCCTGATATGAGAACAGCTGTAATTAAACCTTATGCAAATGTATTAAAAAAGAAATACTTTTATACATACAAACACTATTCACATAATAAAAAAGATATAGAAAAACCTATAGAAAAAGATACAAAAGCTACTAATAAGTAG
- a CDS encoding rod shape-determining protein, which translates to MFLDKLIGLFSSDMAIDLGTANTIVSVKGKGIIINEPSVVAVQNDKYGRDKILAVGQEAKQMIGKTPLNIQAVRPMQDGVIADFEMTERMIRYFIEKAHSRKSFIRPRIIICIPYGITQVERKAVEESAMSAGAREVFLVEEPMAAAIGAGIPVSDPSGYVVVDIGGGTTEIGVTSLGGLVLSKSIKVAGDKFDKSIIEHVRQNFNLYIGERTAENIKIEIGTAVKLDTELKIKVKGRDNSGLLSTVELGSEGVRSAIKEPLKEIVSAVRSVLEEMPPDLAGDVVDNGVILTGGGALIRGIDVYLADIIKLPVKVAEDPLLAVAYGTSNVLDEDALLKLITNA; encoded by the coding sequence GTGTTTTTAGATAAATTAATTGGTCTATTTTCAAGTGATATGGCTATTGACTTAGGGACTGCAAATACAATTGTTTCAGTAAAAGGAAAAGGTATCATTATAAATGAACCTTCTGTTGTTGCTGTACAAAATGATAAATATGGTCGTGATAAAATTTTAGCAGTTGGACAAGAAGCTAAACAAATGATTGGAAAAACTCCTTTGAATATTCAAGCAGTTCGTCCTATGCAAGATGGTGTTATTGCTGATTTTGAAATGACTGAAAGAATGATTAGATATTTCATTGAAAAAGCACATTCAAGAAAATCATTTATTCGTCCAAGAATCATCATTTGTATCCCTTATGGAATTACTCAAGTTGAAAGAAAAGCAGTTGAAGAATCAGCTATGAGTGCAGGTGCAAGAGAAGTATTCTTAGTAGAAGAACCAATGGCAGCTGCAATTGGTGCAGGAATTCCTGTATCAGATCCTTCTGGTTATGTAGTTGTTGATATTGGTGGAGGTACAACTGAAATTGGTGTAACTTCACTTGGTGGGCTTGTATTATCAAAGTCTATTAAAGTTGCTGGTGATAAATTTGATAAGTCAATTATCGAACATGTAAGACAAAACTTTAATCTTTATATTGGGGAGAGAACAGCTGAAAATATCAAAATTGAAATTGGAACTGCTGTAAAACTTGATACTGAATTAAAAATTAAAGTAAAAGGTAGAGATAATTCTGGCTTACTTTCAACTGTTGAACTTGGAAGTGAAGGTGTTAGGTCTGCAATTAAAGAACCTCTTAAAGAAATTGTTTCTGCTGTTCGTTCAGTATTAGAAGAGATGCCACCTGATTTAGCAGGTGATGTTGTTGATAATGGAGTAATCCTTACAGGTGGTGGTGCTTTAATTAGAGGTATTGATGTATATCTTGCTGATATTATTAAACTTCCTGTAAAAGTTGCAGAAGATCCATTATTAGCAGTTGCTTATGGTACAAGCAATGTATTAGATGAGGATGCTTTACTTAAACTAATAACTAATGCGTAA
- the lpxB gene encoding lipid-A-disaccharide synthase, with protein sequence MKLLVCAMETSSNIHLKELKKHFNDDIEMVGVFDKELGNPLYDLTALAIMGIVDALKKLRFFFKLRDELVELASDCDKVLLMDSSGFNLPLAKKLKATYPNKEIIYYILPQAWAWKQGRVKKLEEYCSKLCSIIPFESSIYNDKEKITYVGHPLLDEIHNFKKELTKSGKIAFMPGSRKTEIKNHMPIFRELAKKIPNKEHILIIPQKFDKEYITKTYGDISDFTISTKAHETLQEAEYGFICSGTATLEAALIGTPFTLSYIAKKIDYFIGSRFVKLSHVGLANIFFEKMGKEEIHKEFLQENVSVENLLHDYNTMDKKLFFENSQILREYLQNGSSKNVASIIQN encoded by the coding sequence ATGAAACTTTTAGTTTGTGCAATGGAGACATCTTCTAATATTCATTTAAAAGAGTTAAAAAAACATTTTAATGATGATATTGAAATGGTAGGTGTTTTTGATAAAGAACTTGGAAATCCTTTATATGATTTAACAGCACTTGCTATTATGGGAATAGTTGATGCATTAAAAAAACTAAGATTTTTCTTTAAACTTCGAGATGAATTAGTAGAACTAGCAAGTGATTGTGATAAAGTTTTATTAATGGATTCATCAGGCTTTAATTTACCTCTTGCAAAAAAACTAAAAGCAACTTATCCAAATAAAGAAATAATTTATTATATTCTACCTCAAGCTTGGGCTTGGAAGCAAGGAAGAGTTAAAAAACTAGAAGAATATTGTTCTAAACTTTGTTCAATTATTCCTTTTGAAAGTTCAATTTATAATGATAAAGAAAAAATTACTTATGTAGGTCATCCTTTGCTTGATGAAATTCATAACTTTAAAAAAGAACTAACAAAAAGTGGAAAAATTGCTTTCATGCCAGGAAGTAGAAAAACTGAAATAAAAAATCATATGCCAATTTTTAGAGAACTTGCTAAAAAAATTCCAAATAAAGAACATATCTTAATTATTCCCCAAAAATTTGACAAAGAATATATTACAAAAACTTATGGAGATATAAGTGATTTTACAATCTCAACTAAAGCGCATGAAACACTTCAAGAAGCTGAGTATGGTTTTATTTGTTCAGGAACAGCAACACTTGAAGCAGCTTTAATTGGAACTCCTTTCACACTTTCTTATATTGCAAAGAAAATTGACTATTTTATTGGTTCACGATTTGTTAAACTTTCTCATGTAGGATTAGCGAATATTTTCTTTGAAAAAATGGGAAAAGAAGAAATTCATAAAGAATTCTTACAAGAAAACGTAAGTGTAGAAAATCTTTTACATGACTATAATACTATGGATAAAAAATTATTTTTTGAAAACTCTCAAATATTGCGAGAATACTTACAAAATGGAAGTTCCAAAAATGTTGCAAGCATAATTCAAAACTAA